The Fundidesulfovibrio magnetotacticus genome contains a region encoding:
- the rplK gene encoding 50S ribosomal protein L11, whose translation MAKKEVAKIKLQLPAGKANPSPPVGPALGQHGVNIMEFCKAYNAKTQDQIGMTIPVVITVYADRSFTFITKTPPASVLLVKAAKVEKGSGEPNKNKVGKVTRAQVEEIAKLKMQDMTAKDLDAAMNTIMGTARSMGLDVVS comes from the coding sequence ATGGCCAAGAAAGAAGTCGCCAAAATCAAGCTGCAGCTGCCGGCCGGCAAGGCCAACCCCTCGCCCCCGGTCGGCCCCGCCCTGGGCCAGCACGGCGTGAACATCATGGAGTTCTGCAAGGCGTACAACGCCAAGACGCAGGACCAGATCGGCATGACCATCCCCGTGGTCATCACGGTCTACGCCGACCGCTCCTTCACCTTCATCACCAAGACCCCCCCGGCCTCGGTGCTGCTGGTCAAGGCCGCCAAGGTGGAGAAGGGCTCCGGCGAGCCCAACAAGAACAAGGTCGGCAAGGTGACTCGCGCCCAGGTCGAGGAGATCGCCAAGCTCAAGATGCAGGACATGACCGCCAAGGACCTGGACGCCGCCATGAACACCATCATGGGAACGGCCCGCAGCATGGGTCTGGACGTCGTGAGCTAA